A single Nodosilinea sp. PGN35 DNA region contains:
- a CDS encoding DUF4277 domain-containing protein has translation MKIENLDHLGLVAALVDEIGLVELTDEFLTPHPLNHISPGQVVKAMILN, from the coding sequence TTGAAGATAGAAAACCTGGACCACTTAGGGTTAGTGGCGGCGTTAGTGGATGAGATCGGTTTGGTGGAGCTAACCGACGAGTTTCTGACCCCGCATCCGCTGAACCACATCAGCCCCGGGCAAGTGGTGAAAGCGATGATTCTCAATG